In Entomospira culicis, one DNA window encodes the following:
- a CDS encoding zinc ribbon-containing protein — translation MKASTGEKCPKSGNWVCTKCKQVHRMDAGETMPPCSKCNHTEFKLS, via the coding sequence ATGAAAGCTTCTACTGGAGAAAAATGCCCTAAGAGTGGGAATTGGGTTTGCACAAAGTGCAAACAAGTTCATCGAATGGATGCAGGTGAGACAATGCCACCTTGCAGTAAGTGTAATCATACCGAATTTAAATTAAGCTAG